The segment ACACAGCGGTCCGCCACTACAAATTTTCTCAGATTTTTTTGAATTGAGATCTAACTACAGACTCGCAACTGATTTCTCAAGCGTGTCTTCTTGTAAAGTTACATTCAGCTCAAGTACAGATTGATCGCCATGACGTTCAAGTTGTACTTTGATTTTGTCTTGATCGATGTGAACATATTTACAAATGACTTCCAAAAGCTCTTTTTGCAATTTTTTCATCATGTCAGGACTTGCTTTGCGAGCACTCTCATGAGAAACAATAATCTGCAAACGTTCTTTGGCAACTTGTGCCGCTGTTTTTTTGGGTCTGTTAAAGTTAAATTTTAAAAAATCTAGTAGCTTCATGCTGGGCTCCTAAACAAGGAGAGTTTATCCAATAACCTACGTGCCCATTTTTTATTGAATTGCTCCATGGGTATATTTTCACCCAATAAGCGTCTTACAGCACTTTCATAGGCAGTACGTGCGTCACTAGGGGTATCCAGTGTGACAGGAATACCTCTATTAGAAGCATTGAGTACAGCAGGCGATTCAGGAATAACACCTAACAGAGGAATAGATAGAATTTCCAATACGTCATCAAGAGATAGCATTTCTCCACGTTTAACACGGTTGTCACTATAGCGTGTGATGAGAAGATGTTCTTTAATGGGTTCTAGGTTATCTTCTGATCGTTTTGATTTGCTGGCGAGCACACCGAGGATTCTGTCAGAATCGCGCACAG is part of the Candidatus Berkiella cookevillensis genome and harbors:
- the minE gene encoding cell division topological specificity factor MinE, encoding MKLLDFLKFNFNRPKKTAAQVAKERLQIIVSHESARKASPDMMKKLQKELLEVICKYVHIDQDKIKVQLERHGDQSVLELNVTLQEDTLEKSVASL